The Leptidea sinapis chromosome 17, ilLepSina1.1, whole genome shotgun sequence genome contains the following window.
gtttattaataggCTACCTACGTAAGATTACGGTTTGTGAGCATTCCTGTATCCTCTGGGGAACTTTTAGGAACCCCTGGTTTATGATAATAACCTGCATTTGTTGAGTTTCAAGAAAAATTCTTATTAGTACCTACTTACACACCTACCTAATAAAAACATAGTAGGTACAGTTTATAGAATGCGGAACGAAACCCTCGAATTAATAGATTTTATGACTTAAGACATTCTATATTacactataatttaaaaaaatctactaaattataattaattatttagcgATCAATGTCtccaaacactatatcaatagTTGCAATAAGAATAGAAATATCAGCTAACATCATGCGTTCTCCCATTACGCCAAGGGCCGCCAAATGAAGGTAAGAACAAGGTCTTAAAAATACACGGTACGGTTTTGAAGTGCCGTCAGCTACCATGTAAACACCTAACTCGCCTTTAGGGCATTCTATTCCTACATATGTAGACCCAGGAGGAACTGCATAACCTTCACTGCATAATTTAAAATGATGAATTAGCGCCTCCATGGATGTTTTCATTTCAGCTCTCGAAGGCATTGAAACCTTTGAGTCATCCGTTTTTATCTCGCCCTCTGGCATTGAATCCAAAACTTGGTTACATATCCGAATAGACTGTCGTAACTCCGCCAGCCGCAAGAGATGGCGGTCATAGCTATCTCCAAAAGTTCCTACGGGAACATCGAAGTCATACAAATCATAATTGCAGTACGGATGCGCTATCCGTATATCCCACTTGACACCAGTACATCTCAACATGGGCCCTGAACATCCTAGTGAAATAGCATCTTCAGCACTTAAGGCACCAATTCCTGAAGTTCTCTCGAAATATAATCTATTTTCTGTCGCGATGTCCTCAGTTTCATCACAGCGTTCTGCCAATTTACTGCAAAATTCATAAACATCGTCCAGATAGCCGATTGGAATATCTTGACTGACTCCTCCAGGTCTAACGTAAGCATTATGTACACGAGCTCCACACACCCTTTCAAAGAGTTCATAAATTTTCTCGCGCTCTTCACACATCCAGAAAAAGGGTGTGATACCACCCGCATCAAGTATCGTTCCAGAAATATTTAAGAGATGATTAGCGATCCTGGACAATTCACTTACAAGAACACGAATCGCTTGAGCTCTTGGGGGGACTTCAATATTCAGCAGTTTTTCAACAGCCAGTGAAAATGCTACTTCATTTGCCATTGTAGAAACATAGTCAAGACGATCCATAAATGGTAAACTTTGGTTGTAGTGTTTATTTTCCATAAGTTTTTCTGTAGCTCTGTGTAAAAATCCAATATGAGGATCAGCTCTGCGCACATATTCCGTTTCGAGCTCTAAAATAAGTCGAAGAACTCCGTGAGCTGCAGGATGCTGTGGACCAAAATTGATCACCATATTCTTCAGTTTTCTCTCAATCGGCCTAACCTGGCCCTGATAGTATACCTTGCAATATTTTTCCATCTCGGGGGTTGAATAGATCGCTACACCATCAAACTTCTTCATGAACTCAGCATCTGGGTACCATCTACGTGCACACAGAGGTGTGTATATTCTATAACTTCGTAATAGGTTCAAAATCGACTTCACCTTCAAAAGCTGCATGCTTTAGGTaggtattgttttattatttggtGAAATAACTAAATACCAATTAAAAAACTTGGATTTTATTTCAGATAAAAATATGTCATTTATTCAGCTGATAAAGTATGAAAAATGTCATGTACCTACATACAAATCTATGatgaaatgataataaataaaaagtttttatgctaatataatttacaaatgaATCCTTGTAGTGTATAGATAGATATTATAATGACTGTGGATAAGGAAGTAAGGctactttaatatatattatttcttctCTATTTCTTACTGCGTGGTCGGCTGATATAGTAGTATaagtaatagtatattatgatacacgTGACCAACGTTGCTACGGCGAGGGTGTAAATCAGCCGATTGTCTAGTGAACATGTTGCTCACAAATTTCATACGCACTTTTTTAACACACTTGCgagaaaaaacaaacatattatattgcataaatcgttcaaacaaaatatgaaaattatgggaAATGGTGCGCAAGTTTGCACACGCCAAGTAAGGTCTTTGATTAAATATAGCCATACCTActtcaaaattgtaatttttgtgatcaaatgcatatattttatgacaaattaCTGTGTctggtaataataaatattttttcgtttCACTTAGGGACACATTTATCAATTCCATGCAATTGGattttcagcggcataaaacctctttgtagttacaaaaaaactttattatacggttaaattgaaaatgttcTGTTTACTCTCgtataatttgcagttaggtactaacttaactttgtagggttaataattatctatattaaGCACTAGTgtgcaaaatgaaaaaaaaaatcactgtaaaatattttacagtgatttcacactttataagttatttagtgcaagtcaggatgaagtacaaaagttacagtgcaatattattataagaactAAGACCGTTGTAGTTAgtaaggctcactttacgagcaagtgtgttgaaaactTTATTTCAGCAACTTTTCAGATGTATTGAATATATACCTTTTGGTAtaataattcattcaattttgTGTCTAGCATACTGTTTTGACTAACCTGCTTTGAGCGTGAGAATTTTTGATTAACAACCAGATTGTTATACCGATAAACTTAGTaggtatactagcgtaatagacaaacactctcctctgTGTCATTACGGCGAcactaaatttcaaatattcatGTGTGTTAGTTTGACAGATGTATTAGAGAGTtggtgaagtgtgtagtattttgcttttggtcaatccctatgacaaatattgataaacggcgtcatattcacgtattcaatattttattatcttatatatattttcttaaatgattttaatcttaagaaagtagagtgtttactgcgtaggcatataaaatgtaatattagtaataaatagTCCTGGAtaatat
Protein-coding sequences here:
- the LOC126968942 gene encoding NADH-quinone oxidoreductase subunit D-like, coding for MQLLKVKSILNLLRSYRIYTPLCARRWYPDAEFMKKFDGVAIYSTPEMEKYCKVYYQGQVRPIERKLKNMVINFGPQHPAAHGVLRLILELETEYVRRADPHIGFLHRATEKLMENKHYNQSLPFMDRLDYVSTMANEVAFSLAVEKLLNIEVPPRAQAIRVLVSELSRIANHLLNISGTILDAGGITPFFWMCEEREKIYELFERVCGARVHNAYVRPGGVSQDIPIGYLDDVYEFCSKLAERCDETEDIATENRLYFERTSGIGALSAEDAISLGCSGPMLRCTGVKWDIRIAHPYCNYDLYDFDVPVGTFGDSYDRHLLRLAELRQSIRICNQVLDSMPEGEIKTDDSKVSMPSRAEMKTSMEALIHHFKLCSEGYAVPPGSTYVGIECPKGELGVYMVADGTSKPYRVFLRPCSYLHLAALGVMGERMMLADISILIATIDIVFGDIDR